In one window of Candidatus Avedoeria danica DNA:
- a CDS encoding PQQ-dependent sugar dehydrogenase gives MDQRDARAGAAATLVAPLARAHRAAAIAVSVLAVAVVGGTVAGCAAVRQIAMPADPTPGAPGAVGAPGERRDGGGTDDARPTDEVRGADELRAADVAATSAVTALLQPTDAATSSAVGTATRARGTPFDPDETHVSLEAIATGLDEPVHATGDGVDAQRLYVVEKAGTIEIVDLASGTVADAPFVDLSDRVNSRASEQGLLSVAFHPDYAANGRLFVNYTRRDGATVVSELAADADRRRADPASEREILVVDQPAANHNGGQNAFGPDGYLYVGMGDGGGSGAGKNAHDPSSLLGKVLRLDVDGPPGGYRVPADNPFIAGDHLPEVWAVGLRNPWRLSFDRATGDLFIADVGDSTYEEVNWQPAASRGGEDYGWPDVEGAHCHDADDGAGDSLAACDPDGRTTRPVAEYRHEDGNCSISGGHVYRGRRYPALDGVYFYADYCSGRLWGAWRDDRGRWHDAMLTDSDAAISAFGQDDAGEVYALDMAGGAVLRVAAGGR, from the coding sequence ATGGATCAGCGCGACGCGCGAGCCGGAGCAGCGGCCACGTTAGTCGCACCGCTCGCCCGAGCCCATCGCGCCGCCGCCATCGCCGTATCGGTGCTGGCCGTCGCCGTGGTCGGCGGCACGGTCGCCGGTTGCGCGGCCGTCCGTCAGATCGCCATGCCCGCCGATCCGACGCCGGGTGCGCCCGGAGCGGTCGGCGCACCCGGCGAACGTCGCGACGGCGGGGGCACGGATGACGCGCGCCCGACCGACGAGGTGCGTGGGGCAGACGAGTTGCGGGCGGCGGATGTGGCGGCGACGTCGGCCGTGACGGCGTTGCTCCAGCCGACGGACGCGGCGACCTCCAGCGCGGTGGGGACGGCCACCCGCGCCCGGGGGACGCCGTTCGATCCCGACGAGACCCACGTATCGCTCGAAGCGATCGCCACGGGCCTTGACGAGCCGGTGCACGCCACGGGCGACGGCGTCGATGCGCAACGGTTGTACGTCGTCGAGAAGGCCGGGACGATCGAGATCGTCGACCTCGCGAGCGGCACCGTGGCGGACGCGCCGTTCGTCGACCTGTCGGACCGGGTGAACAGCCGCGCGTCCGAACAAGGGCTGCTGTCGGTGGCGTTCCATCCGGACTATGCCGCCAACGGCCGCCTGTTCGTGAACTACACGCGCCGCGACGGCGCGACGGTGGTCAGCGAGCTGGCCGCAGATGCCGACCGGCGGCGGGCCGACCCGGCCAGCGAGCGCGAGATCCTCGTGGTCGACCAGCCGGCCGCGAATCACAATGGCGGCCAGAACGCGTTCGGGCCGGACGGCTATCTCTACGTCGGGATGGGCGATGGCGGCGGGAGCGGCGCCGGGAAGAACGCCCATGACCCGTCGTCGCTGCTGGGCAAGGTGCTGCGGCTCGACGTCGACGGCCCGCCGGGGGGCTACCGGGTGCCGGCCGACAACCCGTTCATCGCCGGCGACCACCTGCCCGAGGTCTGGGCGGTCGGCCTGCGCAACCCGTGGCGCCTCAGCTTCGACCGCGCCACGGGCGATCTGTTCATCGCCGACGTCGGCGACAGCACGTACGAAGAGGTGAACTGGCAGCCGGCCGCGAGCCGCGGCGGCGAGGACTACGGCTGGCCGGACGTCGAGGGCGCCCACTGCCACGACGCCGACGACGGCGCCGGTGACAGCCTGGCCGCCTGCGACCCCGACGGCCGCACGACACGGCCCGTGGCCGAGTACCGCCACGAGGACGGCAACTGCTCGATCTCCGGCGGCCACGTCTACCGCGGCCGGCGCTACCCGGCGCTGGACGGCGTCTACTTCTATGCCGACTACTGCAGCGGCCGCCTCTGGGGCGCCTGGCGCGACGACCGTGGCCGGTGGCACGATGCGATGCTGACGGACAGCGACGCCGCGATCAGCGCGTTCGGGCAGGACGACGCGGGCGAGGTGTACGCGCTGGACATGGCGGGCGGGGCGGTGCTGCGGGTGGCGGCGGGCGGGCGGTAG
- a CDS encoding CAP domain-containing protein has product MRSRIRARATCVPLMKWSAAVALFSFAVAAPPIARADEAPVESPAPAAVDPAAIAAPAVDALAVPAAADAHPPAAAPDPAPEFAQPAPPAEWTAPDLGAVLANPDYDDRTRLELEILQRVNGVRAERGLGPLQLDDRLVAAARQHAVDMAYRNFCRHRGSDGSLARDRLRRNGYPYNNWAGENILCARRTADAALKWWMNSAPHRANILHGHFTHIGVGVSMLGTYGPDMVLTFAAGDGHTALPGVFAALRDGNVAGWISATREPEQRPR; this is encoded by the coding sequence ATGCGAAGCCGCATCCGGGCACGCGCCACGTGCGTGCCGCTGATGAAGTGGTCCGCCGCCGTCGCGCTGTTCTCATTCGCCGTCGCCGCCCCCCCCATCGCCCGCGCCGACGAAGCACCCGTCGAATCGCCCGCCCCGGCGGCCGTCGACCCCGCTGCCATCGCAGCCCCGGCCGTCGATGCGCTTGCCGTTCCAGCCGCCGCGGACGCCCATCCCCCCGCCGCCGCCCCCGACCCCGCGCCCGAGTTCGCGCAGCCGGCGCCGCCGGCCGAATGGACCGCACCCGACCTCGGCGCCGTCCTGGCCAACCCGGACTACGACGACCGCACGCGGCTCGAGCTCGAGATTCTCCAGCGCGTGAACGGCGTGCGCGCCGAGCGCGGCCTCGGCCCGCTGCAGCTCGACGACCGCCTCGTGGCGGCCGCTCGCCAGCACGCCGTCGACATGGCCTACCGCAACTTCTGCCGCCACCGCGGCTCGGACGGATCGCTGGCACGTGACCGGCTGCGCCGCAACGGGTACCCGTACAACAACTGGGCGGGCGAGAACATCCTGTGCGCGCGGCGCACGGCCGACGCCGCGCTGAAGTGGTGGATGAACTCGGCCCCGCACCGCGCGAACATCCTGCACGGGCACTTCACGCACATCGGCGTCGGGGTGAGCATGCTCGGCACGTACGGGCCGGACATGGTGCTCACGTTCGCGGCCGGCGACGGGCACACCGCCCTGCCCGGCGTGTTCGCGGCGCTGCGCGACGGCAACGTCGCCGGATGGATCAGCGCGACGCGCGAGCCGGAGCAGCGGCCACGTTAG